The following coding sequences are from one Methanohalophilus halophilus window:
- a CDS encoding UPF0182 family membrane protein encodes MKDMKIIFLLILALFLGIGPLVGIYTDYLWFDMIGYTSVFTTILQWKLLAIIPGFIIAFVFLYINAKFARDSIDKILTEKNITSEKVDPQIILVSILAVSFIFGLIFSGNWKTILLYFNSTSFGLEDPILMNDIGFYVFQLPFLHMIRGVFLGLTILSLILVLALYFYRLEPLFSSDRIEIEDSEEPYFLNQSIDLKEIMDKLPTKVLVHISAILAFLFALIAFGFFLERYEILFSQQGVVAGAGYTAVNVSLPIFTILTVLSILTSIALLANVKLKNIKIPFVAIALIALFIVASSFVPGVYQQFKVEPTEIQLEEPYLEYNINYTRTAYGLSDVEEKPFEANLNLTSSELEDNSEVIDNIRIWDRRALEQTYKQLQQIRTYYTFNDVDTDRYHMEDGYKQYMISARELDTSRLSPEAKTWVNEKLVYTHGYGMVMNPVSTKTEDGRPELVLQDIPPRGEFEVDNPRIYYGEINRDYNIVNTGKDEFDYPRQGQNVFTQYEGKSGILLDSFVKQLIFAFTFSEPNFVLSQYIDDESRLLYRQQIEERAQEIAPFLEYDNDPYPVIHEGKIYWIMDAYTTANKYPYSETYYGVQFNGINYISNSVKVVVDAYDGTVDFYMIEDEPVVNTYSKIFPDLFKSFDEMPEGLQKHIRYPKNFFKVQMDLYENYHMKSAEEFYNKEDAWEIPREVYRGSSIEMEPYYMITKLPDNGGLEYVLLQPFTPRNRENMIAWIAARCDKPNYGQLKHYELPKGELVYGPTQIESRIDQDPDISEQLTLWGQSGSRVIRGNLLVIPIGNSILYTEPLFISAEQSEIPELRRVVVSSGQKVVMGEDLKESLQMLVEGRVDREEGTDQPEVSQTSRELAQQALEHYNQAQEYLKEGNWNGYGEEIDQMEDVLNQLSQNLAEDNSTATE; translated from the coding sequence ATGAAAGATATGAAAATTATATTCCTGTTAATTCTGGCATTATTTTTGGGGATAGGTCCCCTGGTAGGAATTTACACGGATTACCTATGGTTTGACATGATAGGATATACATCTGTGTTTACGACAATATTACAATGGAAATTACTTGCAATAATTCCCGGTTTTATAATTGCATTCGTATTCCTTTATATAAATGCAAAATTTGCAAGAGACTCGATTGATAAGATCCTTACAGAGAAGAACATTACATCAGAAAAAGTGGATCCCCAGATAATCCTGGTGTCAATTTTGGCTGTATCATTTATCTTTGGTCTCATATTCAGTGGAAACTGGAAGACTATACTATTATATTTTAATAGTACATCCTTCGGATTAGAAGACCCCATTCTTATGAATGACATTGGATTTTACGTATTCCAGCTACCTTTCCTTCATATGATAAGAGGTGTATTCCTCGGTCTGACAATTCTTTCTCTGATACTGGTACTGGCTCTTTATTTTTACAGGCTTGAACCCTTATTCAGCTCCGATAGAATTGAAATAGAAGATTCTGAAGAACCTTATTTTTTGAATCAGTCAATTGATTTAAAAGAAATTATGGATAAATTGCCTACAAAAGTTCTTGTCCATATTTCTGCAATACTTGCATTCCTGTTTGCATTAATTGCTTTTGGATTTTTCCTTGAAAGATACGAAATATTATTCTCCCAGCAAGGGGTTGTCGCAGGCGCCGGTTATACCGCTGTCAATGTAAGCTTGCCGATTTTCACCATCCTGACTGTATTGTCAATACTGACTTCAATTGCTTTACTGGCCAACGTAAAATTGAAAAACATAAAAATACCTTTTGTGGCTATAGCCCTTATAGCACTATTTATAGTGGCCAGTTCTTTTGTACCGGGTGTTTATCAGCAATTCAAGGTGGAGCCTACTGAGATCCAGCTTGAAGAACCCTATCTGGAATACAATATCAATTATACAAGAACCGCTTACGGTCTTTCTGATGTTGAAGAAAAGCCATTCGAAGCCAATTTAAATTTGACTTCATCAGAGCTGGAAGACAATTCAGAAGTAATTGATAATATAAGGATATGGGACCGGCGTGCCCTGGAGCAGACCTATAAACAGCTTCAACAGATCCGAACCTATTATACTTTCAACGATGTTGATACAGACCGCTATCACATGGAAGATGGATACAAGCAGTATATGATATCGGCCAGGGAACTGGATACCTCTCGACTATCCCCTGAAGCCAAGACATGGGTCAATGAAAAATTGGTATATACCCATGGCTACGGGATGGTTATGAATCCGGTCAGTACAAAGACCGAAGATGGCAGACCTGAATTGGTCTTACAGGACATTCCTCCAAGAGGAGAATTTGAAGTTGATAATCCGCGGATATATTACGGGGAAATCAACAGGGATTACAATATAGTAAATACCGGAAAGGATGAATTTGATTATCCAAGACAAGGGCAGAATGTATTTACACAATATGAAGGTAAAAGTGGAATACTACTGGATTCATTTGTAAAGCAGCTGATATTCGCATTTACCTTTAGTGAACCGAATTTTGTCCTGAGCCAGTATATCGATGATGAATCCCGCCTGTTGTACCGTCAACAGATCGAGGAAAGGGCACAAGAAATAGCACCGTTCCTTGAATATGACAATGACCCGTATCCAGTAATCCATGAAGGCAAGATCTACTGGATAATGGATGCATACACTACGGCTAATAAGTATCCTTATTCTGAAACCTATTACGGAGTGCAGTTTAACGGTATTAATTACATCAGTAATTCAGTGAAAGTTGTTGTAGATGCCTATGATGGAACGGTTGATTTCTATATGATAGAGGATGAACCGGTAGTGAATACCTACTCTAAGATTTTCCCGGATTTGTTTAAGTCATTTGATGAAATGCCAGAAGGCCTGCAAAAACATATTCGCTATCCCAAGAATTTCTTTAAAGTTCAGATGGACTTATATGAAAATTACCACATGAAATCTGCAGAAGAATTCTACAATAAAGAGGATGCTTGGGAAATACCAAGGGAGGTTTACAGGGGAAGTAGTATTGAGATGGAACCCTATTACATGATCACCAAATTACCCGATAATGGTGGATTGGAATATGTGTTGCTGCAACCGTTTACACCCCGTAACAGGGAGAACATGATTGCCTGGATTGCAGCCAGATGCGATAAGCCAAACTATGGACAACTCAAGCATTACGAATTGCCAAAGGGAGAACTTGTCTATGGGCCTACACAAATAGAGTCCAGAATCGATCAGGACCCTGATATTTCTGAGCAACTGACTCTCTGGGGTCAAAGTGGCTCCCGTGTAATAAGGGGAAACCTGCTTGTTATTCCAATCGGTAACTCGATATTGTATACGGAACCCCTATTCATCAGTGCTGAACAGTCTGAAATTCCGGAGCTCAGAAGAGTTGTTGTTTCTTCAGGACAAAAGGTTGTCATGGGAGAGGATCTGAAAGAGTCCCTGCAAATGCTGGTTGAAGGCCGTGTTGACAGAGAAGAAGGAACCGACCAGCCTGAAGTATCCCAAACATCCCGGGAGCTTGCACAACAAGCATTGGAACATTACAATCAGGCCCAGGAATATCTGAAAGAAGGCAATTGGAATGGTTATGGGGAAGAAATAGATCAGATGGAAGATGTGCTAAACCAGCTTTCCCAGAATCTGGCTGAAGACAATTCCACAGCAACAGAATAA
- a CDS encoding BatD family protein, giving the protein MYSRLFLSLLLICAMATTASAYTLDDVEWDKSIDSATLHWGDSVEDNGYTVTAEDFQKDEHVYISISKNGQTLKHGALLVGDNLEYRDTEEGKDIRVHVNKVKVNIDEWTGNMEDPTAEIRIYNRGEPEFDISIETDRDEYDPRINSETEMEITLKIKNDGSAKAEDVQLTVDPAGMDVVVGDLTETISSLGIDETTEEYKLTLMVPHLWEETDLDIVATASGYDINGDLHESEEIETVTIAPKVELMMTKSMPEEIYMDETARVSVSIRNNGLYYVSDIVVVEELFDHMELLDDLNLKKELSLEAGETIKLFEYSLKPTKSGKFKAPATVASFKASNGKIYEYESNEPDIEINGPVISVTQSTGSLTVRPSDEVKVSVKVSNKGNRDASVNAVSEIPDDVTFVRGETSLDQVIPKDKSKSYNYIIRAGNDGNFTVPAVRASFIDMENYKGERVSNILQFNVTNTSTQDVTTDTSNNDNSQTSGDGGDGNSIFSDGESNGGSSETNENNKVQPGFGALMAIFVLAGIYLFGIKR; this is encoded by the coding sequence ATGTATTCAAGACTATTTTTATCCCTCCTGTTAATATGTGCTATGGCCACCACAGCATCTGCTTACACACTTGATGACGTCGAGTGGGACAAAAGTATCGATTCCGCAACCCTCCATTGGGGAGATTCCGTGGAGGATAATGGTTATACTGTTACTGCCGAAGATTTTCAAAAGGATGAACACGTCTATATCAGCATATCAAAAAATGGCCAAACTTTGAAACATGGAGCATTGCTTGTTGGCGATAATCTTGAATATAGGGATACTGAAGAAGGAAAAGACATCCGGGTCCATGTGAATAAAGTTAAGGTCAATATTGATGAGTGGACTGGAAACATGGAAGATCCCACCGCTGAAATTAGGATTTATAACCGAGGGGAACCTGAGTTTGACATTAGTATCGAAACAGACAGGGATGAATACGACCCCCGTATAAATTCTGAAACTGAAATGGAAATCACATTGAAAATCAAAAATGATGGTTCAGCGAAAGCTGAAGACGTTCAGCTTACTGTTGACCCGGCAGGAATGGATGTTGTTGTTGGTGATCTTACAGAAACCATTTCTTCGCTTGGGATCGATGAAACAACAGAGGAATACAAATTAACTCTAATGGTACCCCACCTTTGGGAGGAAACAGATTTAGACATTGTTGCTACAGCAAGTGGATATGATATCAACGGGGACTTGCATGAAAGTGAGGAGATTGAGACTGTAACAATCGCTCCCAAGGTTGAGTTAATGATGACCAAATCCATGCCTGAAGAAATATATATGGATGAAACGGCCAGGGTTTCAGTTTCAATACGCAATAATGGGCTTTATTATGTGAGTGATATTGTAGTAGTGGAAGAGTTATTCGATCATATGGAATTACTTGATGATCTCAATCTCAAAAAGGAACTTTCCCTTGAAGCCGGAGAAACAATTAAGCTTTTTGAATATTCACTGAAACCTACCAAATCAGGAAAATTCAAAGCACCTGCTACAGTTGCTTCATTCAAAGCATCTAACGGGAAAATCTATGAATATGAATCAAACGAGCCAGATATTGAAATAAACGGCCCAGTAATATCAGTTACACAGAGCACAGGGAGTTTAACAGTTCGGCCGTCAGATGAAGTAAAGGTTTCTGTGAAAGTGAGCAACAAAGGTAACAGGGACGCGAGTGTGAATGCAGTATCTGAAATACCTGATGATGTTACCTTTGTAAGAGGAGAAACCAGTCTTGATCAGGTAATTCCAAAAGATAAATCAAAAAGTTACAATTATATCATTCGTGCAGGGAATGATGGTAATTTTACAGTACCAGCTGTTAGAGCTTCTTTTATAGATATGGAAAACTACAAAGGTGAAAGGGTCTCCAATATACTGCAATTTAATGTCACCAACACTTCAACTCAGGATGTAACAACTGATACGTCAAATAATGACAATTCACAAACATCCGGTGATGGTGGAGACGGTAATAGTATATTCAGTGATGGTGAATCAAATGGCGGTTCCAGTGAAACGAATGAAAACAACAAAGTCCAACCCGGATTTGGTGCATTGATGGCAATTTTCGTATTGGCAGGAATATATCTATTTGGGATAAAGCGGTAA